A single genomic interval of Ramlibacter sp. harbors:
- a CDS encoding rhodanese-like domain-containing protein, which translates to MNRLLAALLTLAFATAASAQSAPAVSANAAAQAVARGATVVDLRPHADYLAGHLPGAVAWNPLDLGADLQSLQAAVSHHGIDLSREVVLVGLPGDPRAQQLQARLTEYATGRVHWLVGGTHEWALSGRPLESGQVTLPAVPQYLVSLRAQGVSPRMAGASLRDAPGRDLVVKVAQGPRG; encoded by the coding sequence ATGAACCGCCTGCTCGCCGCCCTGCTGACCCTTGCCTTTGCCACCGCCGCCTCGGCCCAGAGCGCGCCGGCGGTGTCCGCCAACGCCGCGGCGCAGGCCGTGGCCCGGGGCGCCACGGTGGTTGACCTGCGGCCCCATGCCGACTACCTGGCCGGGCACCTTCCCGGCGCCGTGGCATGGAACCCGCTGGATCTGGGCGCCGACCTGCAAAGCCTGCAGGCTGCCGTGTCGCACCATGGCATCGACCTGTCGCGCGAAGTGGTGCTGGTTGGCCTGCCGGGTGATCCGCGGGCGCAGCAACTGCAGGCCCGGCTCACCGAGTACGCCACCGGCCGCGTTCACTGGCTGGTGGGTGGCACGCACGAATGGGCGCTGAGCGGGCGCCCGCTGGAAAGTGGCCAGGTCACGTTGCCGGCCGTTCCGCAGTACCTCGTGTCGTTGCGTGCGCAAGGCGTTTCGCCGCGCATGGCCGGCGCCAGCCTGCGCGACGCGCCAGGCCGCGACCTCGTGGTCAAAGTGGCTCAGGGTCCACGCG
- a CDS encoding SDR family oxidoreductase — protein MVTGSASGIGAATVAALARAGYDTFGLDLQADRAEQVALQAELDAPGTRHGSVACDVADESQVLAAFAGARAFLGPIDALVTSAGVVDTTAFMDITVEQFRRIHDVNVIGTWLCMREAARHMRPGGAICAIASIAGLRGGGLSGTAAYAASKGGVIALAKNAARVLAAQGLRVNTLSPGATDTPMIEQPLSDPAHRARIEGLAAQRRIGQAAEIASGVVYLLSPQASFTHGANLVVDGGIVIA, from the coding sequence GTGGTCACCGGCTCGGCCAGTGGCATCGGCGCCGCGACCGTGGCGGCGCTGGCACGGGCGGGCTATGACACCTTCGGGCTGGACCTGCAGGCCGATCGCGCCGAACAGGTGGCCCTGCAGGCCGAGCTGGACGCGCCGGGCACCCGCCACGGCAGCGTGGCATGCGACGTGGCCGATGAATCGCAGGTGCTGGCCGCGTTCGCCGGGGCGCGCGCCTTCCTCGGCCCGATCGACGCGCTGGTCACCAGCGCGGGCGTGGTGGACACCACCGCGTTCATGGACATCACGGTCGAACAGTTCCGGCGCATCCACGACGTGAATGTGATCGGCACCTGGCTGTGCATGCGCGAAGCCGCGCGCCACATGCGACCGGGCGGCGCGATCTGCGCCATTGCCAGCATCGCGGGCCTGCGCGGCGGCGGCCTGTCGGGCACGGCGGCCTACGCCGCGAGCAAGGGCGGCGTGATCGCGCTGGCCAAGAACGCCGCGCGCGTGCTGGCCGCGCAGGGCCTGCGCGTGAACACCCTGTCGCCAGGCGCGACCGACACACCGATGATCGAGCAGCCGCTGAGCGACCCGGCCCACCGCGCGCGCATCGAAGGGCTGGCCGCCCAGCGGCGCATCGGCCAGGCAGCGGAAATCGCATCCGGCGTGGTCTACCTGCTGTCGCCACAGGCCAGCTTCACGCACGGCGCCAATCTGGTGGTCGACGGCGGGATCGTGATCGCGTGA